The Verrucomicrobiota bacterium genome segment CGATTGCCCGGAGCCGGTTGCAGGATGAGTTGCCCGCTGTGCCCCGGTCTGCCCTCGGCGGATGCCCGCCAGGCAACGAATTCATTCTCGCGGTCAGCGGTAAGCGAGATGTGCCAGGCCACGTCCTGGTTCCGCGTCTGAGCGTGCACCTGGTACTCCGATTCGTTCACCGGCCTGAGATCGTGGATTATGCCGGCAAGGAGCGGCAGGTGATCAGGTTGTTTGAGGTAGGCGTAAATCTCAGCCGGCGAACGCTCGATCGTGACGACGGCACAGGTCGTTGCCGATGCACTGCGGTCTGCCGTGTTGATGCCCAGGACGTTGTAGAGGCTGCAATGGCCACGGATGCCGCGGTAGGCAAGGGCCAGACCTGTCCCCAATAACCCGTACCGCACCCATGACGTGCGCGTCGCGCCGTAAACGGCCAGGGCTCCCCCGGCCACGCCACAGACCCACCGCTCGGTGGTCCCG includes the following:
- a CDS encoding DUF2892 domain-containing protein, giving the protein MHADFPASSGATPNVGTTERWVCGVAGGALAVYGATRTSWVRYGLLGTGLALAYRGIRGHCSLYNVLGINTADRSASATTCAVVTIERSPAEIYAYLKQPDHLPLLAGIIHDLRPVNESEYQVHAQTRNQDVAWHISLTADRENEFVAWRASAEGRPGHSGQLILQPAPGNRGTEVEIQIQQEGAASPAGVIADHVAAQGWRSGVSRGLHQLKQQIEAGEICSVDGQAAGRPSPLGKILSPNW